Proteins from a genomic interval of Nocardia sp. BMG51109:
- a CDS encoding ABC transporter ATP-binding protein: MVVNYGRIQALHGISLQVSQGELVTLLGANGAGKTTTMRALSGLLPLTRGRILFEGKDITRMKAHERVVTGLIQAPEGRGVFPGMTVQENLDMGCHARPFKQRAEYTRTLEWVLELFPRLAERRKQVGGTLSGGEQQMLAMGRALMARPKLLLLDEPSMGLAPMVIKQIFRIIGEINAQGTTVLLVEQNAQQALTRSDRAYILETGEVTKTGAGRELLTDPAVKSAYLGVA; encoded by the coding sequence ATGGTCGTCAACTACGGCCGAATCCAAGCGCTGCACGGGATTTCGCTGCAGGTGTCGCAGGGTGAGCTGGTCACCCTGCTGGGCGCCAACGGGGCCGGCAAGACCACCACCATGCGCGCGCTGTCGGGACTGCTGCCGCTGACCCGCGGGCGAATCCTGTTCGAGGGCAAGGACATCACCCGGATGAAGGCGCACGAGCGGGTGGTGACCGGCCTGATCCAGGCGCCGGAGGGCCGGGGCGTATTCCCCGGGATGACGGTGCAGGAGAACCTCGATATGGGCTGTCACGCCCGGCCGTTCAAGCAGCGCGCGGAATACACCCGGACGCTGGAGTGGGTTCTGGAGCTGTTCCCGCGGCTGGCCGAGCGGCGCAAGCAGGTGGGCGGCACGCTGTCCGGCGGTGAGCAGCAGATGCTGGCCATGGGCCGCGCGCTGATGGCGCGGCCGAAGCTGCTGCTGCTCGACGAGCCGTCGATGGGCCTGGCGCCGATGGTGATCAAGCAGATCTTCCGGATCATCGGCGAGATCAACGCGCAGGGCACGACCGTGCTGCTGGTCGAGCAGAACGCCCAGCAGGCGCTCACCCGCAGCGATCGCGCCTACATCCTGGAGACCGGCGAGGTCACCAAGACCGGGGCCGGGCGCGAACTGCTCACCGATCCCGCGGTGAAGTCGGCGTATCTGGGTGTGGCGTAG
- the polA gene encoding DNA polymerase I, whose product MTPATTDQRQPSVPAATPNSAGERPTLLLLDGHSLAYRAFYALPAENFKTVTGQTTNAVYGFTAMLINLLRDEKPTHVAAAFDVSRQTFRADAYPEYKANRLTTPDEFRGQVEITQEVLGALGIPVMALEGYEADDIIATLATQAVPEGFRVLIVTGDRDSLQLVNPDVTVLYPKKGVSELTRFTPAAVEEKYGLTPAQYPDFAALRGDPSDNLPGIPGVGEKTAAKWVREYGDLATLVDRVDQVKGKVGEALRANLSNVVLNRQLTDLVRDVPLPYTPEQLAQQPWDRDRIHRLFDDLEFRVLRDRLFETLAPPEPEAEGGFEISGGAVGPGAAADWLAEHAKPDVRHGISVVGTGTPVDSDAQAIAISAADGEGGYFDVVGLTPEDERALGAWLADPATPKAVHEAKSATHALRARGWELAGVTSDTALAAYLVRPGQRTFNLDDLSLRYLSRELRVESAGDTQLSLLDDENQVDAELAQAEILRARAVFDLADAFDAELEGIESTRLLTEIELPLLGVLARLEEAGIAVAVDDLQELQKEFAERVADAADAAYEVIGKQINLGSPKQLQVVLFDELDMPKTKRTKTGYTTDADALESLFEKTQHPFLEHLLAHRDATRLKVTVDGLLKSVADDGRIHTTFNQTIAATGRLSSTEPNLQNIPIRTDTGRRIRDTFVVGPGYESLMTADYSQIEMRIMAHLSKDANLIEAFNSGEDLHSFVASKAFDIPIAEVTPELRRRIKAMSYGLAYGLSAYGLSQQLKIGAEEAKAQMEVYFSRFGAIRDYLHDAVDQARKVGYTETLFGRRRYLPDLDSSNRQRREAAERMALNAPIQGTAADIIKVAMINVQSAVREAGLRSRMLLQIHDELVFEVAAGEREALESLARDHMSRAIDLSVPLEVSVGVGRSWDAAAH is encoded by the coding sequence GTGACTCCAGCGACCACCGATCAACGCCAGCCCAGCGTGCCCGCAGCGACCCCGAACTCCGCCGGTGAGCGGCCCACGCTGCTGTTGCTGGACGGGCATTCGCTGGCCTACCGCGCCTTCTACGCGCTACCCGCGGAGAATTTCAAGACCGTCACGGGGCAGACCACCAACGCCGTGTACGGATTCACCGCGATGCTGATCAACCTGCTGCGCGACGAGAAGCCCACGCATGTGGCGGCCGCGTTCGACGTCAGTCGGCAGACCTTCCGCGCCGACGCGTACCCGGAGTACAAGGCCAACCGCCTGACCACCCCCGACGAGTTCCGCGGCCAGGTGGAGATCACCCAGGAGGTGCTGGGCGCGCTCGGCATCCCGGTGATGGCGCTCGAGGGCTACGAGGCCGACGACATCATCGCGACGCTCGCGACGCAGGCGGTGCCGGAGGGCTTCCGGGTCCTGATCGTGACGGGCGACCGGGATTCCCTGCAATTGGTGAATCCCGATGTCACCGTGCTGTATCCGAAGAAGGGCGTCTCGGAGCTGACGAGGTTCACCCCGGCGGCGGTGGAGGAGAAGTACGGGCTCACCCCCGCGCAGTATCCGGATTTCGCGGCGCTGCGCGGCGACCCGAGCGACAACCTGCCCGGCATTCCGGGCGTGGGGGAGAAGACGGCGGCCAAGTGGGTGCGCGAATACGGCGATCTGGCCACCCTGGTCGACCGGGTCGACCAGGTGAAGGGCAAGGTCGGCGAGGCGCTGCGCGCCAACCTGTCCAACGTCGTGCTGAACCGGCAGCTCACCGACCTGGTCCGGGACGTCCCGCTGCCGTACACCCCCGAGCAGCTGGCCCAGCAGCCGTGGGACCGCGACCGGATCCACCGCCTGTTCGACGATCTGGAGTTCCGGGTGCTGCGCGACCGGCTGTTCGAGACGCTGGCGCCGCCGGAGCCGGAGGCCGAGGGCGGCTTCGAGATCAGCGGCGGGGCGGTCGGCCCGGGCGCGGCGGCCGACTGGCTGGCCGAGCATGCGAAACCGGATGTGCGGCACGGTATTTCGGTCGTCGGCACGGGCACGCCGGTGGATAGCGACGCGCAGGCGATCGCGATCTCGGCCGCCGACGGCGAGGGCGGCTATTTCGATGTCGTCGGGCTGACCCCGGAGGACGAGCGGGCGCTGGGCGCCTGGCTGGCCGACCCGGCGACGCCCAAGGCGGTGCACGAGGCCAAGTCCGCCACGCACGCCCTGCGCGCCCGCGGCTGGGAGCTGGCGGGCGTCACCAGCGATACGGCGCTGGCGGCCTACCTGGTCCGCCCCGGCCAGCGCACCTTCAACCTCGACGATCTCTCGCTGCGCTACCTGTCGCGGGAGCTGCGGGTGGAGTCGGCCGGGGACACCCAGCTGTCGCTGCTCGACGACGAGAACCAGGTCGACGCCGAACTCGCACAGGCCGAGATCCTGCGCGCCCGAGCGGTTTTCGATCTCGCCGACGCCTTCGACGCCGAGCTCGAGGGCATCGAGTCCACCCGGCTGCTCACCGAGATCGAACTGCCGCTGCTCGGCGTGCTGGCCCGGCTCGAGGAGGCGGGCATCGCGGTCGCGGTGGACGATCTGCAGGAGCTGCAGAAGGAATTCGCCGAGCGCGTCGCCGATGCCGCCGACGCCGCCTACGAGGTGATCGGCAAGCAGATCAACCTCGGCTCGCCGAAGCAGCTGCAGGTGGTGCTGTTCGACGAGCTCGACATGCCGAAGACCAAGCGCACCAAGACCGGTTACACCACCGACGCCGACGCGCTGGAGTCGCTGTTCGAGAAGACCCAGCACCCGTTCCTGGAACATCTGCTGGCGCACCGCGATGCGACCAGGCTGAAGGTCACGGTGGACGGCCTGCTCAAGTCGGTCGCCGACGACGGCCGCATCCACACCACCTTCAACCAGACCATCGCCGCCACCGGCCGGCTGTCGTCCACCGAGCCGAACCTGCAGAACATTCCGATCCGCACCGACACCGGCCGCCGCATCCGCGACACGTTCGTCGTGGGCCCCGGCTACGAGTCGCTGATGACGGCCGACTACAGCCAGATCGAGATGCGGATCATGGCGCACCTGTCCAAGGACGCGAACCTGATCGAGGCGTTCAACTCGGGCGAGGACCTGCACAGCTTCGTCGCCTCGAAGGCGTTCGACATCCCGATCGCGGAGGTCACCCCCGAGCTGCGCCGCCGTATCAAGGCGATGTCCTACGGCCTGGCGTACGGGCTGTCGGCCTACGGCCTGTCGCAGCAGCTGAAGATCGGCGCCGAAGAGGCGAAGGCCCAGATGGAGGTCTACTTCAGCCGCTTCGGCGCCATCCGCGACTACCTGCACGACGCGGTCGACCAGGCGCGCAAGGTCGGCTACACCGAGACGTTGTTCGGCCGCCGCCGCTATCTGCCCGATCTCGATTCCAGCAACCGCCAGCGCCGCGAGGCCGCCGAGCGGATGGCGCTGAACGCCCCGATCCAGGGCACGGCCGCCGACATCATCAAGGTCGCGATGATCAACGTGCAGAGCGCCGTGCGCGAGGCCGGGCTGCGTTCGCGCATGCTGCTGCAGATCCACGACGAACTCGTCTTCGAGGTGGCGGCGGGGGAGCGGGAGGCGCTGGAATCGCTTGCCCGCGACCACATGTCGAGGGCCATCGACCTGTCGGTCCCGCTGGAGGTCTCCGTCGGAGTCGGCCGCAGCTGGGACGCCGCGGCCCACTGA
- a CDS encoding MerR family transcriptional regulator, whose amino-acid sequence MKSRNSGDLRTADVARRSGYSVQQVRNLERDGVLPPARRTPAGYRVYDESHVRCARAYRALAAGTGPVEAKAIMRAAHTGPERDLLARLDAAHARLDRERRDLALAGAAAEAIADEPLADVRPADAMSISELAGALGVRTSTLRHWDAVGVVVPGRTDRHGARRYSPQAVRDARIVHQLRLAGYRIPQLQMLMPQLRGAGGHEDVFASLAARVAGIDARSRAVFEGSAALYALLAPPEPE is encoded by the coding sequence ATGAAAAGTCGCAACTCGGGGGATCTGCGCACCGCCGACGTCGCGCGGCGGTCCGGGTACTCGGTGCAGCAGGTGCGCAATCTCGAGCGCGACGGCGTGCTGCCGCCGGCGCGGCGCACGCCCGCCGGATACCGGGTTTACGACGAGTCCCATGTGCGGTGTGCCCGCGCCTATCGCGCGCTGGCCGCGGGCACCGGCCCCGTCGAGGCCAAGGCGATCATGCGCGCGGCGCACACCGGGCCGGAGAGGGACCTGCTCGCCCGGCTCGATGCGGCACATGCGCGGCTCGACCGGGAACGCCGCGACCTCGCACTCGCCGGGGCGGCCGCCGAGGCGATCGCCGACGAGCCCCTCGCCGATGTGCGGCCCGCCGACGCGATGAGCATCTCCGAACTGGCGGGCGCACTGGGCGTCCGCACCTCGACACTGCGGCACTGGGATGCCGTCGGAGTGGTCGTGCCCGGACGGACCGACCGGCACGGAGCGCGCAGATACTCGCCGCAGGCCGTGCGGGACGCCCGGATCGTGCACCAACTGCGACTGGCGGGCTACCGCATCCCGCAGCTTCAGATGCTGATGCCGCAGCTCCGAGGCGCGGGTGGCCACGAGGACGTGTTCGCGAGCCTGGCCGCCCGGGTTGCCGGCATCGACGCGCGATCGCGGGCCGTGTTCGAAGGTTCCGCCGCACTCTACGCACTGCTCGCACCACCGGAACCCGAATAG
- a CDS encoding DUF6194 family protein, giving the protein MNIDEIIDFVRALGGVLVLRPGPGDGSPEIAWGDTFFYYAPDGVVPAAQPFATIVTKDYPGDGGSRLDRPGAFRVNIAAGKDAFVRWVGHDPRATPADGDRGAEDVLMAHPVYGAAAWLAVVNPGDRTAAPIRELLRAAHDRARAQYARRAARRLGR; this is encoded by the coding sequence ATGAATATCGACGAGATCATCGACTTCGTGCGCGCCCTCGGCGGCGTCCTGGTGCTGCGGCCGGGACCGGGCGATGGTTCGCCCGAAATCGCCTGGGGCGACACGTTTTTCTACTACGCACCCGACGGAGTGGTCCCGGCGGCGCAGCCGTTCGCGACGATCGTGACGAAGGACTACCCCGGCGACGGCGGCTCACGGCTGGACCGGCCCGGCGCCTTCCGCGTGAACATCGCGGCCGGAAAGGACGCCTTCGTCCGGTGGGTGGGCCACGACCCGCGCGCGACCCCGGCCGACGGCGACCGCGGCGCCGAGGACGTCCTGATGGCTCATCCGGTCTACGGCGCGGCGGCGTGGCTGGCGGTGGTCAACCCGGGCGACCGGACCGCGGCGCCGATCCGCGAATTGCTCCGCGCCGCACACGACCGCGCGCGTGCGCAGTACGCGCGCCGCGCCGCGCGCCGACTCGGTCGGTAG
- a CDS encoding alpha-isopropylmalate synthase regulatory domain-containing protein translates to MMLTIDTHDFLTAAPKSLRTECAGLSPAEFHDRYCGHTGPVKLGDWSRAGHRHGSEYTATLEFTGHLRTVVSAGSPVAALTSVLYEEGYPVEILQFHQRRTESGTASFVQCEFNGRRGWGAALADDGAESAARAMIAGINKLGG, encoded by the coding sequence ATGATGCTCACCATCGACACACACGATTTCCTCACCGCCGCGCCCAAGAGCCTGCGGACCGAATGCGCGGGACTGTCCCCCGCCGAATTCCACGACCGCTACTGCGGGCACACCGGCCCGGTGAAACTCGGCGACTGGAGCCGGGCCGGACACCGGCACGGCTCGGAGTACACCGCGACGCTGGAGTTCACCGGCCATCTGCGTACCGTCGTCTCGGCCGGTAGCCCGGTGGCGGCGCTCACGTCGGTCCTCTACGAGGAGGGCTATCCGGTCGAGATCCTGCAGTTCCACCAGCGGCGCACCGAATCCGGCACGGCCTCGTTCGTGCAGTGCGAATTCAACGGTCGCCGCGGCTGGGGCGCCGCGCTCGCCGACGACGGCGCGGAGTCCGCGGCGCGGGCCATGATCGCCGGAATCAACAAACTGGGCGGCTGA
- the trxA gene encoding thioredoxin has translation MPTQTLTAQNFDDVVTGNDVVLVDFWADWCGPCKQFAPTYEKSAENHPEVVHGKVDTEAEQGLAAAANIRSIPTIMAFREGVLVFAQPGALRPDALEDLVSQVQALDMDEVRKQIAEQQEQTQES, from the coding sequence ATGCCCACCCAGACCCTGACCGCGCAGAACTTCGACGACGTAGTCACCGGAAACGACGTCGTTCTCGTCGATTTCTGGGCCGACTGGTGCGGACCGTGCAAGCAGTTCGCGCCGACCTATGAGAAGTCTGCGGAGAATCACCCGGAGGTCGTCCACGGCAAGGTCGACACCGAGGCCGAGCAGGGCCTCGCCGCGGCCGCCAACATCCGCTCCATCCCGACCATCATGGCGTTCCGGGAGGGTGTGCTGGTGTTCGCGCAGCCGGGCGCGCTGCGGCCGGATGCCCTCGAGGACCTGGTCAGCCAGGTGCAGGCCCTCGACATGGACGAGGTCCGCAAGCAGATCGCCGAGCAGCAGGAGCAGACGCAGGAGAGCTAG
- a CDS encoding 2'-5' RNA ligase family protein, which produces MVQSVELLLDDTAEAEIRRQWVLLADAGLHSPAADHRPHITVAVAREIPPRLDRALAAREFRPLPIRLGGLLVFGARHPILVRAVVPTEALLALQRRLFAVIAPCPGVPATVHPDAWTPHVTLARRLRPRQLGEAVHAVAGDRDIPATVVSVRRWDGDQRRAWPVAGGSGR; this is translated from the coding sequence ATGGTGCAATCGGTCGAACTGCTGCTGGACGACACGGCCGAGGCGGAGATCCGCCGGCAGTGGGTCCTGCTCGCCGACGCGGGCTTGCACAGCCCGGCCGCCGACCATCGCCCGCACATCACCGTCGCCGTGGCCCGCGAGATCCCGCCGCGGCTCGACCGGGCGCTCGCCGCCCGGGAGTTCCGGCCGCTGCCGATCCGGCTCGGCGGCCTGCTGGTGTTCGGGGCGCGCCACCCGATCCTGGTCCGGGCGGTGGTACCCACCGAGGCCCTGCTCGCCCTGCAGCGCCGGCTGTTCGCGGTGATCGCGCCGTGTCCCGGCGTGCCGGCCACCGTGCACCCGGACGCGTGGACCCCGCACGTCACGCTGGCGCGGCGGCTGCGGCCGCGGCAGCTCGGCGAGGCCGTGCATGCCGTGGCCGGTGATCGCGACATTCCCGCTACGGTGGTAAGTGTCCGTCGGTGGGACGGCGATCAGCGTCGTGCATGGCCGGTCGCAGGCGGAAGCGGAAGATAA
- a CDS encoding isocitrate/isopropylmalate dehydrogenase family protein produces MSEARNDRRLPLRLGLIDGDGIGPEVVGATRDVVDEALAAAGAPEPEWVRLSMGHKAIAESGDPLPEDTLAALADLDAWILGPHDNASYAPEHRTGAPPGGTIRKRFGLYANIRPARAFVGVRAAAPEMDLVIVRENGEGLYADRNMFAGAGEFAPTPDVALTVGVVTRAACERIAHVACRLAATRRKRVTIVHKANVLPLTMGLFRDVCYRVARDHPGVAVDDEHVDAAAAHLVRAPGEYDVLVTENLFGDILSDLAGELSGSLGLAASLNCSQTQAMAQAVHGAAPTLAGHNRANPAALQLSAAMLLRWLSSRRDDPAPARAADRIERAIAATFAAGIATADLGGLASTGEFTEQVRARLHRW; encoded by the coding sequence GTGAGCGAAGCGCGGAACGATCGGCGACTTCCGTTGCGCCTGGGCCTGATCGACGGCGACGGCATCGGCCCCGAGGTGGTGGGCGCGACCCGCGACGTGGTCGACGAGGCGCTGGCGGCGGCCGGTGCGCCGGAGCCGGAGTGGGTGCGATTGTCCATGGGGCACAAGGCCATTGCCGAATCCGGCGATCCGCTGCCGGAGGACACCCTGGCCGCGCTGGCGGATCTCGACGCGTGGATTCTCGGCCCGCACGACAACGCCTCCTACGCCCCCGAGCACCGCACCGGGGCGCCGCCCGGCGGGACGATCCGCAAGCGGTTCGGGCTGTACGCCAATATCCGTCCCGCTCGGGCGTTCGTCGGCGTGCGGGCCGCCGCGCCGGAGATGGATCTGGTGATCGTGCGGGAGAACGGCGAGGGGCTGTATGCCGACCGCAACATGTTCGCCGGGGCCGGTGAGTTTGCGCCGACACCCGACGTCGCCCTGACGGTCGGCGTGGTGACCCGCGCCGCGTGCGAGCGCATCGCGCACGTGGCCTGCCGGCTGGCCGCCACCCGCCGCAAGCGGGTGACCATCGTGCACAAGGCGAATGTGCTCCCGCTGACCATGGGCCTGTTCCGGGACGTCTGCTATCGGGTGGCCCGCGACCATCCGGGCGTCGCGGTCGACGACGAGCACGTCGACGCCGCGGCGGCCCACCTGGTGCGCGCTCCGGGGGAGTACGACGTGCTGGTGACGGAGAACCTGTTCGGCGACATCCTCTCCGATCTGGCCGGCGAACTGAGCGGATCGCTGGGCCTGGCCGCGTCGCTGAACTGCTCGCAGACCCAGGCGATGGCGCAGGCGGTGCACGGCGCGGCGCCCACACTGGCCGGGCACAACCGCGCCAATCCGGCGGCACTGCAACTGTCGGCGGCGATGCTGTTGCGGTGGTTGAGTTCTCGTCGCGACGATCCGGCGCCGGCCCGGGCCGCCGACCGGATCGAGCGGGCGATCGCGGCCACCTTCGCCGCGGGCATCGCCACGGCCGATCTGGGCGGACTGGCCTCCACCGGCGAATTCACCGAGCAGGTCCGGGCGCGACTGCATCGCTGGTGA
- a CDS encoding ABC transporter substrate-binding protein has protein sequence MSPARTWRTAVSVRTGVRGYALRAVCLLAGGALALTGCTTNTEDDAPTAEKVQVAKVDAIAAKLPDKVKQSGKLVVGVNVPYQPNEYKDSSGEIVGYDVDLMDAVASVLGVRAEYQESDFEKIIPLIQAGTYDVGMSSMTDTKEREQTVDFVNYFSAGTQWAQQAGKPVDPNNACGKRVAVQRTTIQETEEVPGKSKACEAAGKPKIEIVAFDEQSAASTALVLGQVDAMSADSPVTAYAIKQNQDKIESAGPLFESQPYGWPVPKGGPMGPVLQEAVQHLIDAGDYRKIAESWGVQDGAITKATINGAVG, from the coding sequence ATGTCACCTGCCCGAACATGGAGGACTGCTGTGTCTGTTCGAACCGGTGTCCGTGGATATGCCCTGCGGGCCGTCTGTCTCCTCGCCGGCGGCGCGCTGGCGCTGACCGGTTGCACCACCAACACCGAGGACGATGCGCCCACGGCGGAGAAGGTCCAGGTCGCCAAGGTCGACGCGATCGCCGCGAAACTCCCCGACAAGGTGAAGCAGTCCGGCAAGCTCGTGGTCGGGGTGAACGTCCCGTATCAGCCCAACGAGTACAAGGATTCCTCCGGCGAGATCGTCGGCTACGACGTCGACCTGATGGACGCGGTGGCCTCCGTGCTCGGCGTGCGGGCCGAGTACCAGGAGTCGGACTTCGAGAAGATCATCCCGCTGATCCAGGCCGGCACCTACGACGTGGGCATGTCCTCGATGACCGATACCAAGGAGCGCGAGCAGACCGTCGATTTCGTCAACTACTTCAGCGCCGGCACCCAGTGGGCACAGCAGGCGGGTAAGCCGGTCGATCCGAACAACGCCTGCGGGAAGCGGGTGGCGGTGCAGCGCACCACCATTCAGGAGACCGAGGAGGTTCCGGGCAAGAGCAAGGCGTGCGAGGCGGCCGGTAAGCCGAAGATCGAGATCGTGGCCTTCGACGAACAGAGCGCGGCGTCGACGGCCCTGGTGCTCGGCCAGGTGGATGCGATGTCGGCCGACTCCCCGGTGACGGCCTACGCGATCAAGCAGAACCAGGACAAGATCGAATCGGCCGGGCCGCTGTTCGAGTCGCAGCCCTACGGCTGGCCGGTGCCGAAGGGCGGGCCGATGGGCCCGGTGCTGCAGGAGGCGGTGCAGCACCTGATCGATGCGGGTGACTACCGCAAGATCGCCGAGAGCTGGGGCGTCCAGGACGGCGCGATCACCAAGGCCACGATCAACGGCGCGGTGGGCTGA